A genomic segment from Lignipirellula cremea encodes:
- a CDS encoding IS91 family transposase: MLTVADVLRRHGPAYLDRHATTMPVEQKRVLRCIMACRTGELGTVHYACRQCGQAHVMGRSCGNRHCPSCQSEKGGVWCERQLARLLPCHYFLLTFTVPQAFREFARRHPREAYAAMFRASSDALKSLAADPKRLGVKTLGFFGALHTWGRDLNYHPHLHYVVPGGGLDAEGQWRQTPTNFFLPCQPLSLLYRGKLQAALDAEGLLDEVDDSVWSESWVVDCQAVGDGAAAVKYLAPYVFRVALSDKRIVACDEQSVTFRYRRSGSQRWRTMRLDADEFVRRFLQHVLPRGLQKVRHYGFLSPRAGQTIESLKWLVAAALGLLFWLAWTETVIAPPTPDFACSECGGPLMRIRFKPPPPPRPIPTSQPP, from the coding sequence ATGCTGACGGTCGCCGATGTTCTTCGTCGGCACGGTCCCGCCTACCTGGACCGCCACGCGACGACGATGCCTGTCGAACAGAAACGCGTGCTGCGCTGCATCATGGCTTGCCGCACCGGCGAGTTGGGGACCGTGCATTACGCCTGCCGCCAGTGCGGGCAGGCGCATGTGATGGGTCGCTCGTGCGGCAACCGCCATTGCCCCAGCTGTCAAAGCGAGAAAGGCGGCGTCTGGTGCGAACGACAGCTCGCCAGGCTGCTGCCGTGCCATTACTTCCTGTTGACGTTCACGGTTCCCCAGGCGTTCCGCGAGTTCGCCCGGCGACATCCGCGCGAAGCGTACGCCGCCATGTTCCGCGCTTCGAGTGACGCTCTCAAGTCACTGGCCGCCGACCCAAAGCGGTTAGGCGTCAAGACGCTGGGCTTCTTCGGAGCGTTGCACACCTGGGGCCGCGACTTGAACTATCATCCGCACCTGCATTACGTCGTCCCCGGCGGAGGGCTGGACGCGGAAGGCCAGTGGCGGCAGACGCCGACCAACTTCTTTCTGCCGTGTCAACCTCTGTCACTCCTGTACCGCGGGAAGCTGCAGGCGGCGCTTGACGCAGAGGGCTTGCTGGACGAGGTCGACGACTCGGTCTGGAGCGAGTCCTGGGTGGTCGACTGCCAGGCGGTCGGCGACGGCGCGGCGGCGGTCAAGTATCTGGCGCCTTACGTGTTTCGCGTCGCCCTGTCCGACAAGCGGATCGTGGCCTGCGACGAACAATCGGTGACGTTCCGCTATCGCCGCAGCGGTTCGCAGCGATGGCGCACGATGCGGCTGGACGCAGACGAGTTCGTGCGGCGATTTCTGCAGCACGTCCTGCCGCGAGGGCTGCAAAAGGTTCGCCACTATGGGTTCCTCAGTCCTCGCGCGGGGCAAACGATCGAATCGCTGAAGTGGCTGGTGGCGGCCGCCTTGGGCTTGCTGTTCTGGCTGGCCTGGACGGAAACCGTCATCGCGCCGCCGACGCCCGACTTCGCCTGCAGCGAGTGCGGCGGGCCCTTGATGCGTATCCGTTTCAAGCCGCCTCCGCCGCCGAGGCCCATCCCCACTTCTCAACCGCCCTAG